Proteins encoded within one genomic window of Spiribacter curvatus:
- the ribA gene encoding GTP cyclohydrolase II → MSDSPLDNPSIAHETGQARLPTRWGTFRIHGFQADNGGEHVALVMGDPAAAEASLVRVHSECLTGDALFSQRCDCGPQLEAAMKRVGEAGEGVIIYLRQEGRGIGLLNKIRAYGVQDDEGADTVEANEALGFAADARDYGVAASMLGSLGISRVRLMTNNPAKVEGLEAAGVGVVERLPLLAGRNRHNHVYLETKAAKFGHHFEPVGGAGGDAPDNGTDGA, encoded by the coding sequence ATGTCCGATTCGCCGCTCGACAATCCGTCCATCGCCCACGAGACCGGTCAGGCCCGCCTGCCCACGCGCTGGGGCACGTTCCGCATCCACGGCTTTCAGGCCGATAACGGCGGCGAGCACGTGGCGCTGGTCATGGGGGATCCGGCCGCCGCCGAGGCATCGCTGGTGCGGGTGCACTCGGAGTGCCTGACCGGGGATGCCCTGTTCAGCCAGCGCTGTGACTGTGGCCCCCAGCTCGAGGCGGCCATGAAGCGGGTCGGTGAGGCCGGCGAGGGGGTGATCATCTATCTGCGCCAGGAGGGCCGGGGGATCGGCCTGCTCAATAAGATCCGCGCCTATGGCGTACAGGACGACGAGGGGGCGGATACGGTCGAGGCCAACGAGGCGCTGGGGTTTGCCGCCGACGCGCGGGACTATGGTGTCGCCGCCTCGATGCTCGGATCGCTGGGCATCTCGCGGGTGCGGTTGATGACCAACAACCCGGCCAAGGTCGAGGGGCTGGAGGCCGCCGGCGTGGGTGTCGTCGAGCGCCTGCCGCTGCTGGCCGGGCGCAACCGCCATAACCACGTCTATCTCGAGACCAAGGCGGCGAAATTCGGGCATCACTTCGAGCCGGTCGGTGGCGCGGGGGGTGATGCACCCGACAACGGGACCGACGGGGCGTGA
- a CDS encoding glutathione S-transferase family protein, with protein sequence MGLLIDGVWHDQWYDTESTGGRFERPATVFRNWITPDGDHPPVSGRYHLYVSLACPWAHRALIVRRLKGLEAHIGVSVVHPYMGSGGWHFDASYPGATADELFGLDYLHAVYQKADPHYTGRVTVPALWDKVRGTLVSNESADLVRIFNEAFNDLPGVDTGLDLYPADRAALIDALNERIYHAVNNGVYKAGFATAQAAYEEAVGELFTALDELEARLGDHRYLTGDAITEADWRLFTTLVRFDPVYVGHFKCNRRRIADYPNLGGYLRDLYQQPGIAGTVNIDHIKRHYYTSHPMINPTGVIPVGPVLDLTAPHGRGA encoded by the coding sequence ATGGGACTGTTAATCGACGGCGTCTGGCACGATCAGTGGTATGACACCGAATCCACCGGTGGGCGCTTCGAGCGCCCCGCGACGGTGTTCCGCAACTGGATCACCCCCGATGGCGATCACCCGCCGGTCTCCGGGCGCTATCACCTCTATGTCTCGCTCGCCTGTCCGTGGGCGCATCGGGCCCTGATCGTGCGCCGCCTCAAGGGGCTCGAGGCGCATATCGGCGTCTCGGTGGTGCATCCCTACATGGGCAGCGGCGGCTGGCATTTCGATGCCAGCTACCCCGGCGCCACGGCGGATGAGCTGTTCGGGCTCGACTACCTGCACGCCGTCTACCAGAAGGCCGATCCGCACTACACCGGTCGGGTGACCGTGCCGGCGCTCTGGGACAAGGTCCGCGGCACGCTGGTGAGCAACGAGTCGGCGGATCTGGTGCGGATCTTCAACGAGGCCTTCAACGACCTGCCGGGCGTCGACACCGGGCTGGATCTCTATCCCGCCGATCGCGCGGCGCTTATCGATGCGCTCAACGAGCGGATCTATCACGCCGTCAATAATGGTGTTTACAAGGCCGGCTTCGCCACCGCGCAGGCCGCCTATGAGGAGGCGGTGGGGGAGCTGTTCACCGCGCTCGACGAGCTCGAGGCCCGGCTCGGCGATCACCGCTACCTGACCGGTGATGCCATCACCGAGGCCGACTGGCGGCTGTTCACGACGCTGGTGCGCTTCGATCCGGTCTATGTCGGGCACTTCAAGTGCAACCGGCGCCGGATCGCCGACTATCCCAACCTGGGGGGCTATCTGCGTGATCTCTATCAACAGCCCGGGATTGCCGGAACGGTTAATATCGATCACATCAAGCGCCACTATTACACCAGTCACCCGATGATCAATCCCACGGGCGTGATCCCCGTCGGGCCGGTCCTCGATCTGACGGCGCCCCACGGCCGCGGGGCCTAA
- the wrbA gene encoding NAD(P)H:quinone oxidoreductase produces MSRILVLYYSTWGHVETMAGAIAEGARAVDGTEVVVKRVPELMPEDVAKSAGAKLDQAAPVASPDELADYDGIIFGTPTRFGNMAAQMRNFLDQTGSLWAGGKLIGKVGSVFASTGSQHGGQETTLTSFHTTLFHQGMVVVGVPYSCQALTTMDEITGGTPYGATTLSDGDGSRQPSANELEIARFQGQHVAGIAARLAD; encoded by the coding sequence ATGAGCCGCATTCTGGTTCTCTATTACAGCACCTGGGGACACGTCGAGACGATGGCCGGCGCCATCGCCGAGGGCGCCCGCGCCGTTGACGGCACCGAGGTGGTCGTCAAGCGCGTGCCCGAGCTCATGCCCGAAGATGTGGCGAAGAGCGCCGGCGCCAAGCTCGATCAGGCGGCGCCGGTGGCGAGCCCGGACGAGCTCGCCGACTACGACGGCATCATCTTCGGCACCCCGACCCGGTTCGGCAACATGGCCGCGCAGATGCGCAACTTTCTCGACCAGACCGGATCGCTATGGGCCGGGGGCAAGCTGATCGGCAAGGTGGGGAGCGTATTCGCCAGTACCGGCAGCCAGCATGGCGGCCAGGAGACCACGCTGACCTCGTTCCACACGACGCTGTTCCACCAGGGCATGGTCGTGGTGGGGGTGCCCTACTCCTGCCAGGCGCTCACCACCATGGACGAGATCACCGGCGGCACGCCCTATGGCGCAACCACCCTCTCTGATGGCGATGGCAGCCGCCAGCCGAGCGCGAACGAGCTCGAGATCGCGCGTTTCCAGGGTCAGCATGTGGCGGGCATCGCCGCCCGACTGGCCGACTAG
- a CDS encoding glycosyltransferase — MNIVMMTNTYTPHVGGVARSVSAFTEGFRDRGHRVLVVAPVFPDMPADEPDVVRIPAIQNFNGSDFSVVLPVPGQLDEALDAFEPDIIHAHHPFLIGSTAMRVAAGRECPLVFTHHTLYEAYTHYVPGDSTALKRFVVALSTSYANSADQVFAPSESVAGLLHERGVVSPMDVVPTGIDRAAFSGGDRAAGRQRLGIDAGARVIGHVGRLAEEKNLGYLAAALVAAARQDPAVVCLVVGDGPAGERIDAIFAGADLADRLVRPGALALPALADAYAAMDVFAFASLTETQGLVLAEAMTAGVPVVALDASGAREVVNGDNGVLLPEDADQTTFARALLDWATVTGAARDRLRQALAETATAYSLSSCVDRALALYAARCAERDSHRAPLRDAAREAWQRNLRRVQAEWAVIRGMARAAGKALGPDDGSDEFL; from the coding sequence GTGAACATCGTCATGATGACCAATACCTATACCCCGCATGTCGGGGGAGTGGCGCGATCCGTCTCCGCTTTCACCGAGGGCTTTCGTGACCGCGGTCACCGGGTGCTGGTGGTCGCGCCGGTCTTTCCGGATATGCCCGCGGATGAGCCCGATGTGGTGCGCATCCCGGCGATCCAGAACTTCAACGGCAGTGATTTCTCGGTGGTGCTGCCGGTGCCCGGGCAGCTCGATGAGGCGCTGGACGCCTTCGAGCCCGACATCATCCACGCCCATCATCCGTTCCTGATCGGCTCCACGGCGATGCGCGTGGCGGCGGGTCGTGAGTGCCCGCTGGTGTTCACCCATCACACCCTCTACGAGGCCTATACCCACTATGTGCCGGGCGATTCCACAGCGCTCAAGCGCTTCGTGGTGGCGCTCTCCACCAGCTATGCCAATAGCGCCGACCAGGTCTTCGCCCCCAGCGAGAGCGTCGCCGGGCTGCTCCACGAGCGCGGCGTGGTCTCGCCGATGGATGTCGTGCCGACCGGCATCGACCGCGCCGCGTTCAGTGGCGGTGACCGTGCCGCCGGCCGCCAGCGACTGGGCATTGATGCCGGGGCGCGGGTGATCGGCCATGTCGGCCGCCTCGCCGAGGAGAAAAACCTGGGTTATCTCGCCGCCGCGCTGGTGGCGGCGGCGCGGCAGGATCCTGCCGTGGTCTGTCTGGTGGTGGGCGACGGGCCGGCGGGTGAGCGCATTGATGCCATCTTTGCCGGGGCGGACCTCGCCGACCGGCTGGTCCGCCCCGGTGCGCTGGCGCTGCCGGCCCTCGCCGACGCCTATGCAGCCATGGATGTATTCGCCTTCGCATCGCTCACCGAGACCCAGGGGCTGGTGCTCGCGGAGGCCATGACCGCCGGGGTGCCGGTGGTGGCGCTGGACGCGTCGGGTGCACGCGAGGTGGTGAACGGTGATAATGGGGTGTTATTGCCCGAGGATGCCGATCAGACGACGTTCGCCCGGGCGCTGCTCGACTGGGCGACGGTGACCGGGGCGGCCCGTGACCGGCTGCGACAGGCGCTGGCCGAAACCGCCACGGCCTATTCGCTGTCAAGCTGTGTCGATCGGGCGCTGGCGCTCTACGCGGCGCGCTGCGCCGAGCGCGACAGCCACCGGGCGCCGCTCCGCGATGCCGCCCGCGAGGCCTGGCAGCGTAACCTGCGCCGGGTGCAGGCCGAATGGGCGGTGATCCGCGGCATGGCCCGGGCGGCGGGCAAGGCACTGGGGCCGGATGACGGCTCCGACGAATTTCTCTAA
- the folE gene encoding GTP cyclohydrolase I FolE — MNPDLDHHFEQIITGLGEDTRRGGLEKTPYRAARAMEYLTQGYHQSLDELVNGAMFESDNDEMVIVRDVEFYSLCEHHVLPFFGHAQVGYIPDGRVIGLSKIARIVDMYARRLQIQENLAREVAEAIQHVTQARGVAVQMDAQHMCMMMRGVSKQNAEMSSSVMLGTFRESVSARNEFLQLIRRRPA; from the coding sequence ATGAATCCGGATCTGGACCATCATTTCGAGCAGATCATCACGGGCCTGGGTGAAGACACCCGCCGCGGTGGCCTCGAGAAAACCCCCTATCGTGCCGCCCGGGCGATGGAATACCTCACCCAGGGCTATCACCAGTCGCTCGACGAGCTGGTCAATGGCGCGATGTTCGAATCGGACAATGACGAAATGGTCATTGTTCGTGATGTCGAATTCTACTCGCTCTGCGAGCATCACGTCCTGCCATTCTTCGGCCATGCCCAGGTGGGCTACATCCCCGATGGCCGGGTGATCGGGCTCTCGAAGATCGCGCGCATCGTCGATATGTACGCCCGGCGCCTGCAGATCCAGGAGAACCTCGCCCGCGAAGTGGCCGAGGCGATCCAGCATGTCACTCAGGCCCGCGGCGTCGCCGTGCAGATGGATGCCCAGCATATGTGCATGATGATGCGGGGCGTGAGCAAGCAGAACGCCGAGATGAGCTCATCGGTGATGCTCGGGACCTTCCGTGAGTCGGTATCGGCCCGCAACGAATTCCTCCAGCTCATCCGCCGGCGGCCGGCATGA
- a CDS encoding efflux RND transporter periplasmic adaptor subunit, with protein MNRKSYLIALAVALVLVTWMLSGLLGGDDAPPPQPGAGASTAVMDVEVTRLEAASVERFLDNQGDTRAEHDIELRAETSGQVAAVRVEEGDRVAAGDPILRIAMGDREARRTEAEARVSQREADFSAARRLSGDGFQSEIAVREARAALEAARARLATIEEAIDNTTITAPIAGQVETRAVDEGDYLAAGERVARILDIDPLIATAHVAQQDIGEVETGREARVRLATGDTLSGTVRYISGAAEQGSRTFRVEVAAANPDGLPVGVSATIRIPLGATRAYFLSPAWLALAASGEVGVKTVDADHRVVFEPVEIVRTERDGVWVTGLTDPVRLITVGQGFVRAGDTVNPVPADAPANGD; from the coding sequence GTGAACCGCAAATCCTACCTCATCGCCCTGGCCGTCGCGCTGGTGCTCGTGACCTGGATGCTGAGCGGGCTTCTGGGCGGCGATGACGCCCCGCCGCCGCAGCCCGGCGCCGGCGCCAGCACGGCGGTGATGGATGTCGAGGTCACCCGGCTCGAGGCGGCGTCGGTGGAGCGGTTCCTGGACAACCAGGGCGATACCCGCGCCGAACACGACATCGAGCTGCGTGCCGAGACCTCGGGCCAGGTCGCCGCGGTGCGGGTCGAAGAGGGCGACCGCGTGGCGGCCGGGGATCCGATCCTGCGGATCGCCATGGGCGATCGCGAGGCGCGCCGGACCGAGGCCGAGGCGCGGGTCAGCCAGCGCGAGGCGGATTTCAGCGCCGCCCGGCGGCTCTCCGGCGATGGCTTTCAGTCGGAGATCGCCGTGCGTGAGGCCCGCGCCGCGCTGGAAGCGGCCCGGGCGCGGCTCGCGACGATTGAAGAGGCGATCGACAACACCACCATCACCGCGCCCATCGCCGGTCAGGTGGAGACCCGCGCGGTGGATGAGGGCGATTACCTGGCCGCCGGCGAGCGGGTGGCGCGGATACTCGACATCGACCCGCTCATCGCCACCGCCCATGTCGCCCAGCAGGATATCGGCGAGGTCGAGACCGGGCGCGAGGCGCGGGTGCGACTCGCCACCGGTGACACCCTCAGCGGTACGGTTCGATATATCAGTGGCGCGGCGGAGCAGGGCTCGCGGACATTCCGCGTCGAGGTGGCCGCCGCCAACCCCGATGGCCTGCCGGTGGGCGTCAGCGCCACTATCCGCATTCCCCTGGGGGCCACCCGGGCGTATTTCCTGAGCCCCGCCTGGCTGGCGCTGGCCGCCTCCGGTGAGGTCGGCGTCAAGACCGTGGACGCCGATCATCGCGTGGTCTTCGAGCCGGTGGAGATTGTCCGCACCGAGCGGGATGGTGTCTGGGTCACCGGGCTGACCGACCCGGTGCGGCTGATCACCGTCGGGCAGGGCTTCGTCCGGGCGGGCGATACCGTCAATCCGGTCCCGGCTGATGCCCCCGCCAACGGCGACTGA
- a CDS encoding efflux RND transporter permease subunit: MRTLIDAALSRSRSVTLVLLLILIMGAVAYQAIPKEAEPDVNIPVIYVSMAYQGISPEDAERLLVRPMERELSSIEGLDEIKGTATEGFASVLLEFDAGFDADQALDDVREGVDIARSELPQGAEEPRVNEVNVALFPVLTVALSGAVPERTLIDAAERLQDEVESLPGVLEADIGGNREELLEVTVDDRVMQTYDVSYADLFNLVDRNNRLIAAGALDTGAGRLSVKVPGVIEDMDDVRSLPVKVADDRVVTFGDVADVRRTFKDADEFARVNGQAAVTLEVSKRVGANIIEVNDQVRRIVEASRAEWPSSMEVTYLQDRSDDIRTMLRDLQNNVLTAVVLVMIVVVAAMGWRPALLVGLAIPGSFLAGTLAIHAMGYTMNIVVLFSLILVVGMLVDAAIVVVELAERRLTEGWSALEAYRYGARRMSWPIVAATITTLSVFVPLLFWGGVVGQFMKYLPITVIVTLTASLAMALVFIPVLGSRFGRREATQGSHHRRVRIAEDGDLNTLDGFSGAYLRMLRGALNMPGTVLVVILAVVVSTYIAYARFGVGVEFFPSTEPDYARVQVQARGDLSIREKDELVRAVESRLSGFDEVDFAYARTFADPTRTGGQSLARDAIGVVQLDFVDWTQRRPAAVIIKDIRAALADIPGIRIQIAEQTQGPGQAKPVELQVSGQPDRLATGVEALRTRMSQLGGFADVEDNRPLPGIEWALRVDREQAARYGADVQLVGNAVQLVTNGVLIADYRPDNADDELDIRVRYPVADRSLESLGQLRVPTRHGQVPVSHFVDFEPSPKTGTLERINGQRVLTVNADVAAGRLVDERVQALRGSIADEPLPEGVSVRFKGEDEDQREAQSFLSVAFGVAVALMCIILLTQFNSVYQTVLVLSAIVLSTAGVLLGLMITQRPFGIVMGGVGMIALAGIVVNNNIVLIDTYNALRAQGQPVAEAIQRTAAQRLRPVLLTSVTTVLGLMPMVLKLNVDLLGRSIEFNAPSTQWWAQLSATIAGGLTFATLLTLVLTPCLLMLGHNTHQALARRKTGGTPA; encoded by the coding sequence ATGCGCACCCTGATTGATGCCGCCCTCAGCCGCAGCCGCTCGGTCACGCTGGTCCTGCTGCTGATCCTTATCATGGGGGCGGTTGCCTATCAGGCCATCCCCAAGGAGGCGGAGCCGGACGTCAACATCCCGGTCATTTACGTGTCCATGGCCTATCAGGGGATCTCCCCGGAGGATGCCGAGCGCCTGCTGGTGCGACCCATGGAGCGTGAGCTCTCGAGCATCGAGGGGCTGGACGAGATCAAGGGAACGGCCACCGAGGGCTTCGCCTCGGTGCTGCTCGAGTTCGACGCCGGGTTCGATGCCGATCAGGCGCTGGATGATGTCCGCGAGGGCGTCGACATCGCCCGCTCGGAGTTGCCCCAGGGGGCCGAGGAGCCGCGCGTCAACGAGGTCAACGTGGCGCTCTTCCCGGTGCTCACCGTCGCACTGTCGGGCGCCGTCCCCGAGCGCACACTGATCGACGCCGCCGAGCGCCTGCAGGACGAGGTCGAGTCCCTGCCCGGCGTGCTCGAGGCGGACATTGGCGGCAATCGCGAGGAGCTGCTCGAGGTCACCGTCGATGACCGGGTCATGCAGACCTACGATGTCTCCTATGCCGATCTGTTCAACCTCGTCGATCGCAATAATCGCCTGATCGCCGCCGGCGCGCTGGACACCGGGGCGGGACGGCTGTCGGTCAAGGTCCCCGGTGTCATCGAGGACATGGACGATGTCCGCAGTCTGCCGGTGAAGGTCGCCGACGACCGGGTGGTCACCTTCGGCGATGTGGCGGACGTCCGGCGTACCTTCAAGGACGCCGACGAGTTCGCCCGCGTCAACGGCCAGGCGGCGGTGACGCTGGAGGTCTCCAAGCGTGTCGGCGCCAACATCATCGAGGTCAACGATCAGGTCCGCCGGATCGTCGAGGCCAGCCGCGCGGAATGGCCGTCGTCCATGGAGGTGACCTATCTCCAGGACCGCTCCGATGACATCCGGACCATGCTGCGGGATCTGCAGAACAATGTGCTGACCGCCGTGGTGCTGGTCATGATCGTGGTGGTGGCGGCGATGGGCTGGCGCCCGGCGCTACTGGTGGGACTCGCCATTCCGGGGTCGTTCCTGGCCGGCACCCTCGCCATCCATGCGATGGGCTATACGATGAATATCGTCGTGCTATTCAGCCTCATCCTGGTGGTGGGCATGCTCGTCGACGCCGCCATCGTGGTGGTGGAGCTCGCCGAGCGCCGCCTGACCGAGGGCTGGTCGGCGCTGGAGGCCTATCGCTACGGCGCCCGGCGCATGAGCTGGCCGATCGTCGCGGCGACCATCACCACGCTCTCGGTGTTCGTGCCGCTGCTGTTCTGGGGCGGTGTGGTCGGGCAGTTCATGAAATACCTGCCGATCACCGTGATCGTCACGCTGACGGCATCGCTCGCCATGGCGCTGGTGTTCATTCCGGTGCTGGGCAGTCGGTTCGGGCGCCGCGAGGCGACCCAGGGCAGCCACCACCGCCGCGTGCGCATCGCCGAGGATGGCGATCTGAACACCCTCGATGGCTTCAGTGGCGCCTATCTGCGGATGCTGCGCGGCGCCCTGAATATGCCCGGCACGGTGCTGGTGGTGATCCTGGCGGTGGTGGTGTCGACCTATATCGCCTACGCCCGCTTTGGCGTGGGGGTGGAGTTCTTCCCCTCCACCGAGCCCGACTATGCCCGCGTCCAGGTCCAGGCCCGGGGTGATCTGTCCATTCGCGAGAAAGACGAGCTGGTCCGGGCGGTGGAATCGCGCCTCAGTGGCTTTGATGAAGTGGATTTCGCCTATGCCCGAACCTTTGCCGATCCGACCCGGACCGGTGGTCAGTCGCTGGCGCGGGATGCCATCGGGGTGGTGCAGCTCGATTTCGTCGACTGGACGCAGCGCCGGCCAGCGGCGGTGATCATCAAAGACATCCGTGCCGCGCTGGCGGATATCCCCGGTATCCGCATCCAGATCGCTGAACAGACCCAGGGGCCGGGGCAGGCCAAACCAGTGGAGCTGCAGGTCTCGGGGCAGCCGGATCGCCTGGCGACGGGGGTTGAGGCGCTGCGCACGCGCATGAGCCAGCTGGGCGGCTTCGCCGATGTCGAGGATAATCGACCGCTGCCGGGCATTGAGTGGGCGCTGCGGGTGGATCGCGAGCAGGCCGCGCGCTACGGCGCCGACGTCCAGCTGGTGGGTAATGCCGTCCAGCTGGTGACCAATGGTGTGCTGATCGCCGATTACCGGCCGGATAACGCCGACGACGAGCTCGACATCCGGGTGCGCTATCCGGTGGCCGACCGCAGCCTCGAGAGCCTTGGCCAACTGCGGGTGCCGACCCGTCATGGGCAGGTGCCGGTGAGTCACTTCGTCGACTTCGAGCCGTCACCCAAGACCGGGACGCTGGAGCGGATCAACGGCCAGCGGGTCCTGACCGTGAACGCCGATGTTGCCGCGGGGCGGCTGGTGGACGAGCGGGTCCAGGCACTGCGCGGGTCGATCGCCGATGAGCCGCTGCCCGAGGGGGTCAGCGTGCGGTTCAAGGGCGAGGACGAGGATCAACGCGAGGCGCAGTCGTTCCTGAGTGTGGCGTTCGGGGTGGCGGTCGCACTGATGTGCATCATCCTGCTGACGCAGTTCAACAGCGTCTACCAGACCGTGCTGGTGCTCTCCGCCATCGTGCTGTCCACCGCCGGCGTACTGCTTGGTCTGATGATCACCCAGCGGCCGTTCGGTATCGTCATGGGCGGTGTCGGGATGATCGCGCTGGCGGGGATCGTGGTGAACAACAACATCGTGCTGATCGATACCTATAATGCCCTGCGCGCCCAGGGGCAGCCGGTCGCCGAGGCGATCCAGCGGACCGCCGCCCAGCGCCTGCGTCCGGTGCTGCTCACCTCGGTGACGACGGTGCTGGGGCTGATGCCCATGGTGCTCAAGCTGAACGTCGATCTGCTGGGCCGGAGTATCGAGTTCAACGCACCCTCCACCCAGTGGTGGGCGCAGCTATCGGCCACCATCGCCGGTGGCCTGACTTTCGCGACGCTGCTCACGCTCGTGCTCACGCCCTGTCTGCTGATGCTGGGGCATAATACGCATCAGGCGCTGGCGCGCCGAAAAACGGGGGGGACACCGGCATGA
- a CDS encoding LysE family translocator, with translation MTLSAWLALVAVCVLGAMSPGPSLALVVRSTINRGRGAGLITALSHGLGVGVYALATALGLAAVIATQQPLFTAITLAGAAYLLWLGASAMQATHSGAAGASEAPAGPAGAAHGGTPGGLAAARDGLAMALLNPKIAVFFVALFSQFVSTDANGWTVAVLAGTATTVDAGWYALVAMGLSASGGAAWLRRHRVWIERLTGAVLVFLALSTAATVIR, from the coding sequence GTGACCCTCTCCGCCTGGCTGGCCCTGGTCGCCGTCTGCGTGCTCGGTGCCATGTCGCCGGGTCCCAGTCTGGCGCTGGTGGTGCGCAGCACCATCAACCGCGGCCGCGGTGCGGGACTGATCACCGCCCTCAGTCACGGCCTGGGGGTCGGGGTCTATGCCCTGGCAACGGCGCTGGGGCTGGCCGCGGTCATTGCCACCCAGCAGCCGTTATTCACCGCGATCACGCTGGCCGGCGCCGCCTATCTGCTCTGGCTTGGTGCCAGCGCCATGCAGGCAACGCACTCAGGTGCTGCCGGGGCGTCTGAGGCGCCTGCCGGCCCGGCCGGGGCCGCCCATGGCGGCACGCCCGGCGGTCTGGCGGCGGCGCGTGACGGCCTCGCCATGGCGCTGCTCAACCCAAAGATCGCGGTGTTCTTCGTGGCGCTTTTCAGTCAGTTCGTCTCCACCGATGCCAATGGCTGGACGGTGGCGGTCCTTGCCGGCACGGCGACCACGGTGGATGCCGGCTGGTATGCGCTTGTCGCCATGGGCCTGTCGGCCAGCGGCGGCGCGGCCTGGCTGCGCCGCCACCGGGTCTGGATCGAGCGCCTCACCGGTGCGGTACTGGTGTTTCTCGCCCTCAGCACCGCCGCCACGGTGATCCGATGA
- a CDS encoding universal stress protein, translating into MARSVLLYLHKDGHEADHVAAAADLATAHEAHLTGLAVAEPLAAHAEYLPPEALDRYREAWQVRNAGLETVFRDGVSHYALSTEWRSVEDLRVDRSTLDVIAQQARYADLLVVGQIDPDRPADLVPSDLPGQAAVLAGRPVLAIPYAWKRRAIGHRVIIAWDGGRESARAVGDALPLLRRADEVQVAVIGTESSGRAGRHGDLPGADIAAYLARHDIRVTATHQGSVDIPVADALLSAAADADADLLVMGAYGRSRFREMVMGGTTRRILSEMTLPVMLSH; encoded by the coding sequence ATGGCTCGCTCAGTCCTGCTTTATCTGCACAAGGACGGTCACGAGGCCGATCACGTCGCCGCCGCGGCCGATCTGGCCACCGCTCACGAGGCCCATCTCACCGGGCTCGCGGTGGCCGAGCCGCTGGCCGCCCACGCCGAATACCTGCCACCGGAGGCGCTGGATCGTTACCGCGAGGCCTGGCAGGTGCGCAACGCCGGGCTCGAGACGGTCTTCCGTGACGGGGTGTCGCACTATGCCCTCAGCACCGAATGGCGCTCGGTGGAGGATCTGCGGGTCGATCGCAGCACGCTGGATGTCATCGCCCAGCAGGCCCGCTACGCCGATCTGCTGGTGGTCGGGCAGATCGACCCCGACCGGCCCGCCGATCTGGTGCCCTCGGATCTGCCCGGGCAGGCGGCGGTGCTCGCCGGCCGGCCGGTGCTGGCGATCCCCTACGCGTGGAAGCGCCGGGCGATCGGTCACCGCGTGATCATCGCCTGGGATGGTGGTCGGGAGTCCGCCCGGGCGGTGGGGGATGCCCTGCCGTTGCTGCGTCGGGCCGACGAGGTCCAGGTCGCGGTGATCGGTACCGAGTCGAGCGGGCGCGCTGGCCGCCATGGCGATCTGCCCGGCGCGGATATCGCCGCCTATCTGGCGCGCCACGACATCCGCGTCACCGCGACCCATCAGGGCAGTGTCGACATCCCCGTGGCGGATGCGCTGCTCTCGGCCGCGGCGGATGCCGATGCCGATCTGCTGGTGATGGGCGCCTACGGGCGTTCGCGCTTTCGCGAGATGGTGATGGGCGGTACGACCCGGCGCATCCTCTCTGAGATGACGTTGCCGGTCATGCTCTCGCACTGA
- the folX gene encoding dihydroneopterin triphosphate 2'-epimerase, whose protein sequence is MSGASVQRPLSRIRVKDLRLRTFVGFNDEEQRKRQDVVVNIHIDYDALSAARGDEVDEALDYKTITKQVIAHVEDNRFLLLEKLVNDLVELVMAHTAVRHTEVEVDKPHALRFADSVSLTMAASRD, encoded by the coding sequence ATGAGTGGGGCCAGCGTGCAACGCCCGCTGTCGCGCATCCGCGTCAAGGACCTGCGCCTGCGCACCTTCGTCGGATTCAACGACGAGGAACAGCGCAAGCGCCAGGACGTGGTCGTCAACATCCACATCGACTACGACGCCCTGTCCGCCGCCCGGGGTGACGAGGTCGACGAGGCGCTGGATTACAAGACCATCACCAAGCAGGTCATCGCCCATGTCGAGGACAATCGCTTTCTGCTGCTCGAAAAGCTGGTCAACGACCTGGTCGAGCTGGTGATGGCCCACACGGCGGTGCGGCACACCGAGGTGGAGGTCGATAAACCCCACGCCCTGCGCTTTGCCGACTCGGTGTCACTCACCATGGCCGCGAGCCGCGACTAG